In the genome of Hymenobacter cellulosivorans, one region contains:
- a CDS encoding alpha/beta fold hydrolase yields the protein MALHYIRQGSGPALLLVHGIGGSWRSWNPILHALAAEHDVVAVDLPGHGASPPLAGPHTIATLADALTDFLTEHNLLGIDAVGSSMGARLVLELARRGGVLGAVVSLDPGGFWAGWEVPFFYHSVAVSQQLVTALQPIMPALMDSALGRTALLPQFSARPWALAAEHAQNEMYSMAHTPVFDELLDALAHGQVQPPAPAGSITAPLVIGWGRQDRVCLPEQAERALAKFPDARLYWFANCGHFPQWDQPAEAARLILATLRRQLFRDEDIAQHARQPAPTQAKPVAAIAAALAVAAVGSWLLWRRRAVAGR from the coding sequence ATGGCACTGCACTACATCCGGCAAGGTTCCGGCCCAGCTCTTCTTTTGGTTCACGGTATCGGCGGGAGCTGGCGCTCCTGGAACCCCATCCTGCACGCGCTGGCCGCCGAACACGACGTTGTGGCCGTCGACTTGCCCGGCCACGGGGCCTCGCCGCCTTTAGCTGGTCCGCACACTATTGCCACCCTGGCCGATGCGCTGACTGACTTCCTGACCGAGCACAACCTGCTGGGTATCGACGCCGTCGGTAGCTCGATGGGGGCCCGGCTGGTGCTGGAGCTGGCCCGGCGCGGGGGCGTACTCGGGGCCGTCGTGTCCCTGGACCCGGGCGGGTTCTGGGCCGGGTGGGAGGTGCCGTTTTTCTACCATTCGGTGGCCGTTTCGCAACAGCTGGTGACGGCCCTGCAGCCCATTATGCCCGCCCTGATGGACTCGGCCCTGGGCCGCACGGCCCTGCTGCCCCAGTTTTCGGCCCGGCCCTGGGCCCTGGCCGCCGAGCACGCCCAGAACGAAATGTACTCAATGGCCCACACGCCGGTTTTCGACGAACTGCTCGATGCCCTGGCCCACGGCCAGGTGCAACCGCCAGCCCCGGCCGGCAGTATTACCGCCCCGCTCGTTATCGGCTGGGGCCGGCAAGACCGGGTGTGCTTGCCCGAGCAGGCCGAGCGAGCGTTGGCCAAATTTCCCGATGCCCGCCTGTACTGGTTTGCAAACTGCGGCCACTTCCCGCAGTGGGACCAGCCCGCCGAAGCCGCCCGCCTGATTCTGGCCACCCTGCGTCGCCAACTGTTCCGCGACGAGGATATTGCCCAGCATGCCCGGCAGCCGGCCCCAACGCAGGCCAAACCCGTGGCGGCAATAGCGGCGGCCTTGGCCGTGGCAGCAGTGGGAAGCTGGCTGCTGTGGCGGCGCCGCGCGGTGGCCGGCCGCTAA
- a CDS encoding immunity 51 family protein, giving the protein MQTTFPFKIFALPADMRVEDFQFGITANVEADPALEGHFYLFEKHGYGGGGTSWEEHILTILEEEAPDLLEHIEGFSTEANLLLYADSEAAVREFVRLIQPIFADLGSLNKYLSQTDSSDFFA; this is encoded by the coding sequence ATGCAAACCACCTTTCCCTTCAAGATTTTCGCCCTGCCCGCCGACATGCGCGTGGAGGATTTCCAGTTCGGTATCACCGCTAACGTAGAGGCCGACCCGGCCCTGGAAGGCCACTTCTACCTGTTCGAGAAGCACGGCTACGGCGGCGGGGGCACCAGCTGGGAAGAGCACATCCTGACCATTCTGGAAGAGGAAGCGCCCGACCTGCTGGAGCACATCGAAGGCTTCTCCACGGAGGCCAACCTGCTGCTCTACGCCGACTCGGAAGCGGCCGTGCGCGAGTTCGTGCGCCTGATCCAGCCCATCTTCGCCGATTTGGGCAGCCTGAATAAGTACCTGAGCCAAACCGATTCAAGCGACTTTTTCGCGTAA
- a CDS encoding DUF5700 domain-containing putative Zn-dependent protease: MRVAYHYLLLLLVSALNLAPVSAQTINVDAVNRYWEITNELRQDQPLTDQAWQDFLELPGNKVYVKNVFSARDLAAYRRAIEVVYMPRHDSLRQAKIRAKSWYYVLVNDYKQREQEYKAFISQVAASPAAVDLMYTNAYAYLPKRYQTRVADLKIYYVAMGNDATSQHEGIFYSLRSAVDAHAIKPGILEGHEMHHQLNQGSDLGTIAAADEGLLGILLRVQGEGIPDLIDKKWEVALPGDPQGIRAWGLDPAPTFLQRMDSVLQSQARGGAGASLKFYRQLSWGSNGHVPGFYMASVIERNGYTKQMLATIDDRFAFVQLYQKAAKKDKAKPYVFSAAAMRYLKQLARTYSHPRPAPAAEAVGAAQ, from the coding sequence ATGCGTGTAGCTTACCACTACCTCTTACTTCTGCTGGTCTCTGCGCTAAACCTAGCGCCCGTCTCGGCCCAAACCATCAACGTCGACGCGGTGAACCGCTACTGGGAAATCACCAACGAGCTGCGGCAGGACCAGCCCCTGACCGACCAGGCCTGGCAGGACTTTCTGGAACTGCCCGGCAACAAAGTCTACGTGAAGAACGTCTTCTCGGCCCGCGACCTGGCTGCCTACCGCCGCGCTATCGAAGTGGTGTACATGCCCCGCCACGACTCGCTGCGGCAGGCCAAGATTCGGGCAAAGTCCTGGTACTACGTGCTAGTAAACGACTACAAGCAGCGCGAGCAGGAATACAAAGCCTTCATCAGCCAGGTGGCGGCCAGCCCGGCCGCTGTGGACCTGATGTACACCAACGCCTACGCCTACCTGCCCAAGCGCTACCAGACCCGGGTTGCCGATTTGAAAATCTATTATGTGGCCATGGGCAATGACGCCACTTCGCAGCACGAAGGCATTTTCTACAGCCTGCGGTCGGCCGTGGATGCTCACGCCATCAAGCCCGGCATCCTGGAAGGCCACGAAATGCACCACCAGCTCAATCAGGGTAGCGACCTAGGCACCATTGCTGCTGCCGATGAAGGTCTGCTGGGCATTCTGCTCCGCGTGCAAGGGGAGGGTATTCCCGATCTGATTGACAAAAAGTGGGAAGTTGCGCTTCCGGGCGACCCCCAGGGAATCCGAGCCTGGGGCCTGGACCCGGCCCCCACCTTTTTGCAACGCATGGACTCGGTGCTGCAATCCCAGGCCCGGGGCGGGGCCGGAGCCAGCCTGAAGTTTTACCGCCAGCTCTCCTGGGGGTCCAACGGCCATGTGCCGGGCTTCTACATGGCTTCCGTTATCGAGCGAAATGGCTACACCAAGCAAATGTTGGCCACCATCGACGACCGGTTTGCCTTTGTGCAGCTGTATCAGAAAGCGGCCAAAAAGGACAAAGCCAAGCCCTACGTCTTTTCGGCGGCGGCCATGCGCTACCTGAAGCAGCTGGCCCGCACCTACAGCCACCCCCGGCCAGCCCCCGCCGCCGAGGCCGTGGGCGCGGCCCAGTAG
- a CDS encoding AAA domain-containing protein — protein MSEQPTYTDPYAIEKELRKVQALMKLEQKEDLEQFKIKSAQATIAERQKRGLTWYPVKITQEEIGFGGKLVLEIERPAGQGGLHLFQVGKNAALFGNIPGRAATDRPTLSGVITSVKRNKILLATNKEDLPDWVDDGKLGVDLTFDEVSYREMEHALGKVMGAYESRLAELRDVLLGARPARYRDESEATLYYPSPLNESQLAAVRHVLAAKDVAIIHGPPGTGKTTTLVQAILETIRRERRVLVCAPSNTAVDLLTEKLAERGVNVIRMGNPSRVSDLLLHHTLDAQIMEHKSYGELKAMRQTAEQYREQAGKFKRHFGWEEREQRRLLKEMAHQMLQDSDNLERYITEDLLEKVQVITCTLVGASNRAIRHLTYETVFIDEAAQALEPGCWIPITKGNRVVLAGDHQQLPPTVKSEQAARDGLRETLFEKCIKRQPDSARMLEVQYRMHEQIMEFSSEQFYEGRLKAAPSVAHADLPDYDLRFAPDLPVEFLDTAGFGFQELGIEESRSIANPEEADLLLKRLSQLLEVYDAADHENDLLTIGVIAPYRAQINYLKDAVEDNDELVGLMEHRMLSIGTVDSFQGQERDIIAISLTRSNAQSEIGFLSDIRRMNVGMTRARRKLLIVGDSSTLGSHPFYKAFLDYVESIGAYRTAWELQ, from the coding sequence TTGTCTGAACAACCCACGTATACCGACCCTTACGCCATCGAGAAAGAGCTGCGTAAGGTGCAGGCCCTCATGAAGCTCGAGCAGAAAGAGGACCTTGAACAGTTTAAAATCAAGAGTGCCCAGGCCACCATTGCCGAGCGTCAGAAGCGCGGCCTGACTTGGTACCCGGTTAAAATCACCCAGGAAGAAATCGGCTTCGGCGGCAAGCTGGTGCTCGAAATCGAGCGGCCGGCGGGCCAGGGCGGTTTGCACCTGTTTCAGGTGGGCAAAAACGCGGCCCTGTTCGGCAACATTCCCGGCCGCGCCGCCACCGACCGCCCCACCCTCTCGGGCGTGATTACCAGCGTCAAGCGCAATAAAATCCTGCTGGCTACCAACAAGGAAGACCTGCCCGACTGGGTCGACGACGGCAAGCTGGGCGTGGATCTGACCTTCGACGAGGTGAGCTACCGGGAGATGGAGCACGCCCTGGGCAAGGTGATGGGCGCCTACGAAAGCCGCCTGGCCGAGCTGCGCGACGTGCTGCTGGGTGCCCGCCCCGCCCGCTACCGCGACGAATCGGAAGCCACGTTGTACTACCCTTCGCCGCTGAATGAGTCGCAGCTGGCGGCCGTGCGCCACGTGCTGGCGGCCAAGGATGTGGCCATTATTCACGGTCCGCCCGGCACGGGCAAAACCACCACCCTGGTGCAGGCCATCCTGGAAACCATCCGGCGCGAGCGGCGGGTGCTGGTGTGCGCGCCCTCGAATACGGCCGTGGATTTGCTGACCGAAAAGCTGGCCGAGCGGGGCGTTAACGTGATTCGCATGGGCAACCCCTCGCGCGTGTCGGACCTGCTCTTGCACCATACGCTCGACGCCCAGATTATGGAGCACAAGAGCTATGGGGAGCTGAAAGCCATGCGCCAGACGGCCGAGCAGTACCGCGAGCAGGCCGGCAAGTTTAAGCGCCACTTCGGCTGGGAGGAGCGCGAGCAGCGCCGCTTGCTCAAGGAAATGGCCCACCAGATGCTGCAGGACTCCGACAACCTAGAGCGCTACATCACCGAGGACTTGCTGGAAAAAGTGCAGGTGATTACCTGTACCCTGGTGGGCGCCAGCAACCGCGCCATTCGCCACCTGACCTACGAGACCGTGTTTATCGACGAGGCGGCCCAGGCCCTGGAGCCCGGCTGCTGGATTCCGATAACCAAGGGCAACCGCGTGGTGCTGGCCGGCGACCATCAGCAGCTGCCGCCCACGGTGAAAAGCGAGCAGGCGGCCCGGGATGGGTTGCGCGAAACCCTGTTTGAGAAGTGCATCAAGCGCCAGCCCGACTCGGCCCGGATGCTGGAAGTGCAGTACCGCATGCACGAGCAGATCATGGAGTTCAGCTCCGAGCAGTTCTACGAAGGCCGCCTGAAAGCCGCGCCCAGCGTGGCCCACGCCGACCTGCCCGACTACGACCTGCGCTTTGCTCCCGACCTGCCCGTGGAGTTTCTGGACACGGCCGGCTTCGGCTTTCAGGAGCTGGGCATCGAGGAAAGCCGCTCCATTGCCAACCCCGAGGAAGCCGACCTGCTGCTCAAGCGCCTCTCGCAGCTGTTGGAGGTCTACGACGCGGCCGACCACGAAAACGACCTGCTCACTATCGGCGTCATTGCGCCCTACCGCGCCCAGATCAACTACCTCAAGGATGCGGTGGAAGACAACGACGAGCTCGTCGGCCTGATGGAGCACCGCATGCTCAGCATCGGCACCGTCGACTCGTTCCAGGGCCAGGAGCGCGACATTATTGCCATCAGCCTGACGCGCAGCAACGCCCAGAGTGAAATCGGCTTCCTCTCCGACATTCGCCGCATGAACGTGGGCATGACCCGGGCCCGCCGCAAGCTGCTCATCGTCGGCGACTCCTCAACGCTCGGTTCTCACCCCTTTTACAAAGCCTTTCTGGACTACGTAGAAAGCATCGGCGCTTACCGCACTGCTTGGGAATTACAGTAA
- a CDS encoding Ig-like domain-containing protein, with translation MKTRKLLPPHQSARPGRKQPLLRLLALFFALLTCGFDAAAQSRVIVGYFHNWNNASAPYIRLRDVDSRYNVIDIAFATPVAYGDMTMTFTPTQQSKAEFIADIRTLQSQGRKVLISIGGADAPVELNTTADKDKFVTSMKAIITEYGFDGFDIDLEGTSVILNSGDTNFKSSTTPKINNLVTAARELTTYYRGQGKDFWLTSAPEVQYVQGGYGNYGTAFGGYLPVLYGLRDLLTFVHVQYYNTGSQNALDDKIYSQGTADFIVAMTDMLLKGFPVARNAANFFPALRQDQVAFGLPATGNGAAPAGGYVTPADVTKALNYLVKGISYGGQYVLNTTYPNLRGIMTWSINWDKTQNYPFVTNAYNFFSTLGTPNTPPTVSLTGPANNATFAAPATITLTANAADANGTVSKVEFFQGATKLGEDLTAPYSFSWSSVSAGTYSLTARATDNAGAATTSAAVSVTVTGGTTNTPPTVSLTAPASGAAYPAPASITITANAADANGTVSKVEFFQGTTKLGEDLSAPYSFSWSSVAAGTYSLTARATDNSGAVTTSAAVSVTVTGGSTGGCTVAAWSATAVYTKDMQASRNGNVYVAKWWTQNEDPITASCQYCPWQLVGPCASARATAPADIAAELLVYPNPVQGSALTVELGRSYEQVTVVVVNDRGHEASRATYQNVASLQLPVTKLPKGLLVLRITADGKTLTKRIMNQ, from the coding sequence ATGAAAACACGCAAACTATTACCGCCGCACCAGTCTGCCCGCCCTGGGCGTAAACAGCCCTTGCTGCGGCTGCTGGCCCTCTTCTTCGCACTGCTGACCTGTGGCTTCGATGCCGCGGCCCAGAGCCGGGTAATCGTGGGGTACTTTCACAACTGGAACAACGCCAGCGCGCCCTACATCCGCCTGCGCGACGTGGATTCGCGCTACAACGTCATTGATATTGCCTTTGCCACGCCCGTGGCCTACGGCGACATGACCATGACCTTCACCCCGACCCAGCAGTCCAAAGCGGAGTTCATTGCCGACATCCGCACCTTGCAAAGCCAGGGCCGTAAGGTGCTGATTTCGATAGGCGGGGCCGACGCGCCCGTGGAGCTCAATACTACCGCCGACAAGGACAAGTTCGTCACGTCGATGAAGGCTATTATCACCGAGTACGGCTTCGATGGGTTCGATATTGACCTGGAAGGCACCTCGGTGATTCTCAACTCCGGCGACACCAACTTCAAAAGCTCCACCACGCCCAAAATCAACAACCTGGTGACGGCGGCCCGGGAGCTGACCACGTATTACCGCGGGCAGGGCAAGGATTTCTGGCTGACCTCGGCCCCGGAAGTGCAGTACGTACAGGGTGGCTACGGCAACTACGGCACGGCCTTCGGCGGCTATCTGCCCGTGCTCTATGGCCTGCGCGACCTGCTCACCTTCGTGCACGTGCAGTACTACAATACCGGCTCCCAGAACGCGCTGGACGACAAGATCTACTCGCAGGGCACGGCCGACTTTATCGTAGCCATGACTGACATGCTGCTTAAAGGCTTCCCGGTAGCCCGCAACGCGGCCAATTTCTTTCCTGCCCTACGCCAGGATCAGGTGGCTTTCGGGCTGCCCGCCACCGGCAACGGCGCCGCTCCCGCCGGCGGCTACGTCACTCCGGCCGACGTGACCAAGGCCCTGAACTACCTGGTCAAGGGCATATCCTACGGCGGCCAATATGTGCTCAACACGACCTATCCCAACCTGCGGGGCATCATGACCTGGTCAATTAACTGGGACAAAACCCAGAACTATCCCTTCGTGACCAATGCCTACAATTTCTTCAGCACTTTGGGCACCCCGAACACGCCGCCGACGGTGAGCCTGACGGGGCCGGCCAACAACGCCACATTCGCCGCCCCGGCTACTATCACGCTGACAGCCAACGCGGCCGACGCCAACGGGACAGTGAGCAAGGTCGAGTTCTTCCAAGGGGCCACCAAACTAGGCGAGGACCTGACAGCTCCTTATAGCTTCAGCTGGAGCAGCGTTTCGGCCGGCACCTATTCGCTGACGGCGCGGGCCACCGACAACGCCGGCGCGGCCACGACTTCGGCAGCGGTGAGTGTGACCGTCACCGGCGGTACCACCAACACGCCGCCCACGGTCAGCCTCACAGCTCCAGCCAGCGGGGCAGCGTACCCGGCTCCGGCCAGCATTACCATCACGGCCAACGCAGCGGATGCTAACGGGACGGTCAGCAAAGTGGAGTTTTTCCAGGGTACGACCAAGCTCGGAGAGGACCTATCGGCTCCCTACAGCTTCAGCTGGAGCAGCGTAGCGGCCGGTACCTATTCGCTGACGGCCCGAGCCACCGATAATTCTGGCGCTGTGACGACCTCGGCAGCGGTGAGCGTGACGGTGACGGGCGGCTCGACGGGGGGCTGCACGGTGGCAGCTTGGTCGGCGACAGCCGTGTATACGAAGGACATGCAGGCCAGTCGCAACGGCAACGTGTACGTAGCCAAGTGGTGGACCCAGAACGAGGACCCAATTACGGCCAGCTGCCAGTACTGCCCCTGGCAGCTGGTCGGGCCCTGCGCCTCTGCCCGCGCCACCGCTCCCGCCGATATAGCCGCTGAATTGCTGGTGTATCCGAACCCAGTCCAGGGTTCGGCGCTGACGGTGGAGCTGGGGCGTAGCTACGAGCAAGTAACAGTGGTTGTCGTCAACGACCGGGGCCATGAGGCCAGCCGGGCCACGTACCAGAACGTTGCCAGCCTACAGCTGCCGGTGACAAAGCTGCCCAAGGGCCTGCTGGTGCTTCGGATAACGGCCGATGGCAAGACGCTGACCAAGCGGATTATGAATCAGTAA
- a CDS encoding T9SS type A sorting domain-containing protein: protein MQASRNGNVYVAKWWTQNEDPITASCQYCPWQLVGPCASARAAAPASVTSDALTVFPNPVLTGNRLSVDLGQRYEQVELELVGISGGKPYKVVAKNTRTVELTLPALPKGVVVLQVRADGHTFTKRLLNQ, encoded by the coding sequence ATGCAGGCCAGTCGCAACGGCAACGTGTACGTAGCCAAGTGGTGGACCCAGAACGAGGACCCAATTACGGCCAGCTGCCAGTACTGCCCCTGGCAGCTGGTGGGGCCCTGCGCCTCTGCCCGCGCCGCCGCTCCCGCTAGCGTAACCTCCGACGCGCTGACGGTCTTCCCCAATCCGGTACTGACCGGCAATCGGCTTAGCGTGGACCTGGGCCAGCGCTACGAGCAAGTAGAGCTGGAGCTGGTTGGCATCAGTGGGGGCAAACCCTACAAAGTGGTGGCCAAAAACACGCGTACCGTCGAGCTGACGCTGCCTGCGCTGCCCAAGGGTGTAGTGGTACTGCAGGTACGGGCCGACGGCCACACCTTTACTAAGCGCCTGCTGAATCAATAG
- a CDS encoding glycosyl hydrolase family 18 protein, translating into MKTLTMLRPAEARPRLAQKAAPAKRLLGLLALLLCLLPGTLQAQVSPTVPKKRTDHNKQIIGYLTQWGPWKDIPGLIPKGSLNQLNVDYSQYTILNFSFFGVAVDGSIHSGDYRNPNIAQPGSVQQPAPLVNSDTYSSWDLYLLQGELELVQYISDGSYAYSLGYRNAAGGWSNVNTGATGTFPLAIRKQNGRLGLIDLAHQQGVKVMASIGGWSMSKHFGDMAADPTKRARFVSDCQKLIALGFDGIDLDWEYPGQEGMNFVGQAQDYANFAVLVEAIRAAVGPNKLITAAFTAVPSRFSQFDWARLSRSMDYFNFMTYDYNGGWSTKAGHNSPLFDYPGAEAANFSLDATTKGIKAAGIPLNKVNLGVAFYGRGVVTNGPAALNAPTVKRPETVTPDGQVSTSADFTNWPKDVWDGTPNYQAIVAQTASWAEFWDDNAKVPYKTNGNYFLSYDNERSVGLKAQYVKDQQLAGVIVWSASGDWLDLASNTTTYGGKLVFSPNTKAPLVNKLNEVFASGTAANTPPTVSLTGPANNATFAAPAAITLTANAADANGTVSKVEFFQGTSKLGEDLTAPYSFSWTGVAAGTYSITARATDNAGAATTSAAVSVTVTGTTTNTPPTVSLTAPTGGSSYTAPASITLSANAADANGTVSKVEFFQGSTKLGEDLTAPYSYSWTGVAAGTYSITARATDNAGATTTSAAVSVTVTGGSTGAARWRRGRRQPCIRRTCRPVATATCT; encoded by the coding sequence ATGAAAACTCTTACGATGCTTCGGCCAGCCGAAGCCCGGCCCCGCCTTGCCCAAAAGGCCGCCCCGGCTAAGCGCCTGCTTGGCCTGCTCGCCCTGCTGCTTTGTCTGCTGCCCGGCACCTTGCAGGCCCAGGTCAGCCCCACGGTGCCCAAGAAGCGCACCGACCACAACAAGCAGATTATTGGCTACCTGACCCAATGGGGGCCCTGGAAAGACATTCCGGGCCTGATTCCCAAGGGCAGCCTCAACCAGCTGAACGTGGACTATTCGCAGTACACGATTCTGAACTTCTCCTTTTTCGGGGTGGCCGTCGACGGCTCCATTCACAGCGGCGACTACCGCAACCCCAACATTGCCCAGCCCGGCTCGGTGCAACAGCCGGCCCCGCTCGTCAATTCTGACACGTACAGCAGCTGGGATTTGTACCTGCTGCAGGGCGAGCTGGAGCTGGTACAGTACATTTCCGACGGCAGCTACGCCTACTCCCTGGGCTACCGCAACGCCGCCGGCGGTTGGTCGAACGTGAATACCGGGGCCACGGGCACGTTTCCGCTGGCTATTCGTAAGCAGAACGGCCGGCTCGGCCTCATCGACCTGGCCCACCAGCAGGGTGTGAAGGTTATGGCCTCCATCGGGGGCTGGAGCATGAGCAAGCACTTCGGCGACATGGCCGCCGACCCCACCAAGCGGGCCCGCTTCGTGAGTGACTGCCAGAAGCTCATTGCCTTGGGCTTCGACGGCATCGACCTGGACTGGGAATACCCTGGGCAAGAGGGCATGAACTTCGTCGGCCAGGCCCAGGACTACGCCAACTTTGCCGTGCTAGTGGAAGCCATCCGGGCGGCCGTGGGGCCTAATAAGCTGATTACGGCTGCTTTCACGGCCGTGCCGTCCCGCTTCAGTCAGTTTGACTGGGCTCGGCTGAGCCGGTCGATGGACTACTTCAACTTTATGACCTACGATTACAACGGGGGCTGGTCGACCAAGGCCGGGCACAACTCCCCGCTGTTTGACTACCCCGGCGCCGAGGCCGCCAATTTCTCCCTCGATGCCACTACCAAGGGCATCAAGGCGGCCGGCATTCCGCTGAACAAGGTAAATCTGGGCGTGGCTTTCTACGGCCGGGGCGTGGTAACCAATGGCCCGGCGGCCCTGAACGCACCCACCGTGAAGCGGCCCGAAACCGTGACTCCCGACGGCCAGGTCTCGACCAGCGCCGACTTTACCAACTGGCCCAAGGACGTGTGGGACGGCACGCCCAACTACCAGGCCATTGTGGCCCAGACGGCCAGCTGGGCCGAGTTCTGGGACGACAACGCCAAGGTACCCTACAAAACCAACGGCAATTACTTCCTCAGCTACGACAACGAACGCTCGGTGGGCCTGAAGGCGCAGTACGTGAAGGACCAGCAACTGGCCGGCGTCATCGTCTGGTCGGCCAGCGGCGACTGGCTGGATCTGGCGAGTAATACCACTACTTACGGCGGCAAGCTGGTGTTCAGCCCCAACACCAAGGCCCCGCTGGTCAACAAGCTCAACGAAGTATTCGCCTCGGGCACGGCAGCCAACACGCCGCCGACGGTGAGTCTGACGGGTCCGGCCAATAATGCCACGTTTGCCGCGCCGGCTGCTATCACGCTGACGGCCAACGCGGCCGACGCCAACGGCACGGTGAGCAAAGTCGAGTTCTTCCAAGGCACGAGCAAGCTGGGAGAGGACCTAACCGCTCCCTACAGCTTCAGCTGGACGGGCGTAGCAGCGGGCACGTATTCTATTACGGCCCGGGCCACCGACAACGCCGGCGCCGCCACGACGTCGGCTGCCGTGAGTGTCACGGTAACTGGGACCACCACGAATACGCCGCCCACCGTTAGCCTGACCGCTCCAACGGGTGGTTCGTCGTACACGGCCCCGGCCAGCATTACGCTGTCGGCCAATGCAGCCGATGCTAATGGCACGGTGAGCAAAGTGGAGTTCTTCCAGGGCAGCACGAAACTAGGCGAAGACCTAACTGCTCCCTACAGCTACAGCTGGACCGGGGTGGCTGCGGGCACCTACTCGATTACGGCCCGGGCTACCGACAATGCCGGGGCTACCACCACTTCGGCAGCGGTGAGCGTGACGGTGACGGGCGGCTCGACGGGGGCTGCACGGTGGCGGCGTGGTCGGCGACAGCCGTGTATACGAAGGACATGCAGGCCAGTCGCAACGGCAACGTGTACGTAG